The genomic region tttctcataacatttacaattactcaatttacttttgattcaataggtttggagtgggaatgtcgttaatgacgaagttaaatggctttcccaaggtccgaatccagtagtaaaaagatatagtggcttcatcatgaatggatttagatttcataccaaatatcgcgagagattaaggagaactcaaaattgtggagtagttgttaattctttaattacaagttacGCTAGTGCTAAGGACGATAATCTGCCGaggaaatgtggagtattacggacttctaaccgacattattgagttggattactatggaaaatggaaagttgtcttatttcgatgtgattgggctgatgctaATATCGCTTCATGGAATTAAAAATGAtcagtttggttttacaatggtgaatttctctcgattaattcacacttggagaacatttgatagacgagccgtatgtattttcttctcaagttaaacaagtttttactcgaaagatccaattgatgaggTTGGTACATTGTACtcaaacacccctagagacttatttgacatggggaatggaagtagagatgacatcgttgaaagatcagaaactttgccttttccagaacaaaacttaaatgaaaatatccctagtactagcacacaatttcaatgggttcgtcaAGATGTGGACGAAGATATTTACgatttatgatgtagtaagattttatgatttttatttatatgtaatgttataattttaacattggtcatgttatataatttaactattttatatttactattgttgttatttcttactaaaattttaactattttatgtgttgcgtgaaaaatgcctagaagaagattaagagatctTAGTATTGTACGAATACTACAAATTCGAAAGAAGTAAGTCTTGAACAAAGAagcagttgttggatcttcaagcGTCTTTAGACACTTGACGAGTCTgtggaatttcaaagtaatgttaagtttattttacaaattgtattaaattttattactgatttattttaaatttcaatacaagaataatatattatttttcagctGAAAATGGTCGACGCCAGCAGAGGTCGAGGACGTCGCTCCTAAtgatttatataacttaaattcaGTCGAGCATGTCAAAGTAACTAGAAACAgccatggtcagcctgttggacaagaagctcgacttttagcaggctatttgggcattatagcacgaaatgccaatatgttgcccatcaactatgaatcatggcataacatgcctcatagcaataaaaatcaagctctctctaatattatggtaacaaaacgttaatgtaatttataatactttggtttaagtttcatttatatttacttcctaaacttgtgttttttaggagaggtttgctttagaggtctctaatgactatatcaagaaggcattgggtaaaagatggagagaccataaaagcattttgaaaaaagaatattttaaaaaactcATAAGCCTCGAACAAAAATTGCAAAATGTCCCACCGGGAATGCTGATGTACCAATAGGAAGATGCGGTTCGATTTTGGAATtcgaagaaaggagaggtattatgtacttgcaaactcttataaatttttcggtttatagtatttactatatacgtaataataattttattatgtaggaccgtgagcgagttggaacaagcagcaggcaaaaacaaaaatttacccaCACCAgtaggtcgagaagttttgcttgtgtagctcaaGCAGCAGACTATGGATTTATTAATTCTATCAAGTATTAATGACTTTttacaattaaataatatttactactatattgtaggaagcctcgtctggtcaaaagttggacgccttcactTTTTGACATTACGCATGTGAAAAAGATGGAACTCCATGACATCCGAAATTGcgaaaattatggtatatttacttaataaaatttgattcattataaatatttataatatttaattataatgttttaattaaatgcttttattagtttaatttaaataatgttatgttgtattcctttttattgtatatttcgtttctaactctttaaccgatttattaggagaaattaAAAGATAAGAAGGCGAGTATGAAGCGATCGCTTGATcgatagttctgttaattttgaggatatagataatgaaattattaatgaagttttgggtccgaaaggtatggtcgggttagatttcaaggatccgtgttaACCCGACCTaatattttggatccacctcgcaccaatacatgccttccggagTCAAAGTCAAGTCAAGTTCGAGGCTAAAAGATCGAGATAGTTCAGATACAAGCTAGCACAGATGAGCAAATTtctcaacttagagcggaggcgCAGGAGCGGAGGCGGAGGCAAGGCGGAGGAGGCGAGCGAAGAAAATACAATGAACTCCAAATCTGACTTCAtctatgatgactatgttccaaagaatttcaaaatccgccatcttagacatttgttttcttgtaacttttaacattattgtaagaatattttgaatagtcatttacaatttatataatatatttttcagataattttgtattatttaaatttatgggttttggttggatttcatggtatatttgctgtttttggttgaatttcttgtaggagggttggatataggtgcaaaaatacatattgcaaaactgggcaaattagcggcgttttttataaaagcgccgctaaaagtcctggtctttagcggcgtttttttttaaAGCGCCGTTAAAAGTCCTGgtctttagtggcgcttttttcataaaaatgccgctaaaattcctggtctttagcggcgtttttttaaaagcgccgctaaaagtcctgGTCTTTAACGGTGTTtttttaaaagcgccgctaaaagtcctagtctttagcagcgcttttttcataaaaacgccgctaattttaCCGGTGTTACATATAAcgacgttttttgcggcgctttctaaaagcaaaaaaaaacgccgctaaaagtctattttcatgtagtGGCTTAGCCTTTGATTTTCATCAAAAACTCCTTCATGAAAAGATTACCTTTGCATTGAAAATGCAAAGCTCGTCTATAGAACATTAACCGAGAAGTAGTCTTACCGCCATAGATGCTAGCAAGAGTATTCCAAATCTTAGCAGTAAAGTCCATTCCGATGAGATGAGGAAGGACACCTTGACTAATAGAAAACTAGAGTCAAGACACGAAAGCACCGTCTTGCTATTCAAGACGTAAAAAATCAGGATTTTCCTGAAGTAAATCAGTTGCATCGATAATGAACTGTGGAGGTGGAACAATAGAAAAATCAAGAAACCCCTGAAGTTTGTAGGTCTTGAGCGCAAGGAGAACCTGTTGAATCTTCTTGGTTGAAAAAAGTCGACTATCAAAAAAACCATCGTTGGAAACAGAAGACACCAGTGGTGCAGCAGTAGAAATAGAGGATAGGCTAGTAGGATGAGCCATGAAACCTACAGCAAGACTTGTAATATGAAACCCCCAGGCAATCAAAGGATCAAATCTGTGAGGAAACAGACATTTGTTACCATGTGAAACTATAACTATGAGCTATTAAAGTTGATTAACAGCTAAAAAACCTAACAAAATACAAAGTAATATGCTGAAGAATAATGATCTAAAAACTGCATTGATCAGAAACTTGTACAGCTTATATACATGCATTAGTACAGGTTGCTAGCAGTATAATTGAAAGTAACAACTAACAGACTTAAAACAGTTTTAACAAACTTAACTGATCTATTGGTTAACAACTAAGCTGAGCAGCTCAATACTCTAATAATGTCAACAATATTTCTTCAATAAGACTCATTGAGCTAAATTTATTTGTTGGCTTCGTAAAGAATGTACAAGCTTGTTTGcataataatgcattatttgaCAATTCTACATTCCAAATACCAAGTCCTCCTTCAAGTGTTTCGGCTATACATATATAGTTTCCTTTGGTTTTGATCATGTCTCCACTAGAACCATCGAATAATACAATTGGTTTTGATCATGTCTCCACTAGAACCATCGAATAATACAATCAACCTTATTTAGGCGCCTTAAAGTAGGATATTGTGTGTACCGGAATAGAGAATAGGATTGGTTTAATTAACGTATACCTTCCACCTTGAAGTAAACGTAAGGATTTCCATGTTGCCAACTTCCATTGCATCTTCTCCACATTTGGATGGAAAAATAATTCCTCGTATACCCAAATACTTCCCCAGTTGGCAATATGCTTTACTCTTAAGAGTTCCTAACATTCATCATTTCTTTTGTGCTGTTATTTACTCAAATTAATTATGAGACCTGAGAGCTTATAATATTGAGCAAATACTGGAGCTCGATAGGAACGAACATTCCCATTGAAGaacaaataaaaatcatttgCAAATAGTAGATGAGATATTGGAAGGAATTTTTTTGCTATCTTTATaccttgaatttttttattattctccGCTTTAAGAATATAGAATGTTCTAACACAAGAGAAATTAAGTAGTTAAAGGGATAAAAGAGCTCTTTAGTGTTATTGATTCCAAAGGACTCCCATTCATAAGTACCTAATACAATATATCACTTATATACTAATGTATAGTTTGCCTCCATCGATCACTGCATCCCATCATTCCCATAATTTTAAGCTGGAAATTCCAACTAATGCGATTATATGCTTTAGACATATCAAGTTTAAATGCCCAAAATTCTCTAACCCTTCTTTTGATGAACTGCATATATGATCTTGTTGCCCAGCATGACATTATCCATGATGTTACGCCCGTGTATAAATGCATTTTGATATGACGTAATTATACCTTTCATGATTGACTTAAGACCATTACATTACATAATCAGTTTTATACCTTTCATCTAATTCAATCGACTAGCCGTGACACAATGCTTTTTATGCCCTTATATGAAACGCAGCAAATAGTAAACAGCCGATCTGACAGTTCCTTCTAATCCTGAGAAAAGGACTAGCATCTGTAGCTCACACAATGCTCCCATATTCCAACCCTATCTTATCTTGTTTGtggattttcttttttatttcctGACTGGTAATAGAATAATAGGTAATTATTTGATACACTTTTTATAAAGTCATAAGCAAATTAAAGATATAACAAATgtcacatttatttatatatttaattattttactacACCTTACAATACACTTGTCATACCTAATAAACTAAACTCATTTGTAGAATCTAAAACACTCAataattttctaataataattacTCTTTATTTAAAGGAGTGTATGTACTAGAAAGTGGTGAACTAAAATTTTCACAAACGAGTGTCCTCttttaattagtttttatttttagtatAATTTAAAAACATATGTCAACTTCTTAATGTTGTTTGTGGAACTTAACTCCACTTCATTGTACCTagtaattatctttatttaaatACTATTTTGAAAGGATTTCCCCTTAACAGGGTCCAATATCTGCAGAGTCTGTAAGTAAACAAGGgggacaaaattttatggccacTGTATATGCATAATTGACAAAACACCAGAGTCCAGTATAACAAGAGAATTAAGgatattctttaaaaaaaacaaagagtTAAAGATAAAAATAAGACAGCAACTTCATTCATGCAAGGAACACAGAGATAACCAGGTCGCTAAATGTTCAAACAAATCTTAATCCTATGATGCTACAAAACATAAAACAGCAATTTAAACAACCAAAAAAACAGAGGTGGATTTGCACACAAGATGCAGAAGAAGCTCACAATGAGAAAAACCCTTCCTCAACATGACATTTTATCAGGAACCAGTGTTTCTGCTGGTCAAAGCCTTCGAAAACTCATCTTCTCGGTTATGTTTGCTTGCTTTCTTCTTCGACTCCATCGCGCTTTAGTGCTTTCAATTTTCTGTAACCCTTGTCAGTACCGAATATCCTGTAAGAGAATATAACATGGTGGTCACCCATGGTCAGTATTCAAGGTTAATCAATGGTCAAACTGGGATTTATATCCATGACTGTATTGTGAAAATCAAATTGGAGTTCATATGAAACAGATTCGGAATGATTAACTATGATTAGTTTATAAACGGCTGATCAAAATTACAGACAGCATTGTGCATAGAGAATTTTAGGCAGGCAAATCCGTCCACCATATTAATGGCCAGAACTTGGAATGATCCAAAACCAAAATGACCTGAATCCTAGATGAACCAAACAAGTAAACTGAAATGACCTGAACCCGAGATGATTTGACCCGAAAAAATATGACTAGCAAACCCAAACAACTCGAACCAGAAAAGGCCTGAACTTGAAATGACCCGAATCTGaaatgatatgaaaattttaaaacccattcaACCTAAAGCTAACCCAGCCCATCCAATTGACAGGTTTGATTATAAACATAAGAGAAAGCAGATATTTTCTGCAAAACTTTCTTCTAAGCAAATATTGGAAGTGAACAAAGTGAAGCTTTTGAAGTTACAACCTCAGGCAGAGACCTAAGACAACATTTCATAACAAATATGAACTTGGGATGATGCAATTGAACCGCAAAAGCAGATCCAGTACATAAGGAAGCCTATTTTTGATAAAATGGACAAAGCTTAAAGTATCGAAATGTTTAAGAAGATTCATATAAATTCATCTACTACTCAAATGGAAGAAATAGTAGAAACCACAATAACCTATAATCTAACCATGGAAAATATGCCAGTGcttcaataaaaaataaatgccAAAAAACTCACCAGTCCATGTAAACAAATGTAGATGAGTAGTTGCCAGATTTTGTATAAAGCAAACGATGATGATAGTCATGAAAATCAGCACTGAAAAAGTGAAAATACGAACAATTACTTACAGCTAAAGGATAAAAGATAAACATCTAACCATGCGTATAAACTCAAGAAGCAAAGCAGCAAGCAAACATGGAGCTCACCCCCCATATAAAGGTAGAAAGTTTGAGAGGCTCCATGGAAAATGGTAACCACAATGTGCCTCAACTGTCTCTAGGACTCTAAGAGTCATCCATAACCAGAGAGTAATAAGATGTGGGCCAGTGATGGCTGGACCAATTATTGTTGCAAAGCCAAGGAACAATATCTCGGCAGGGTGAGCATACTCGGATGTCAGTCCAAATGGAGTAGCATACCTGTACAGTGTATGTATATCAAGTAACCAATAAGCACATGCAAAAGATCCAAGTGAGAACACTATTGTTCATAGTTTTAACTAGTACAAGCACCTAACATTGACACTTACTCATGATGAACACTGTGCACATGCTTGTACAGCCATTTTGTATGTAAAATACGATGTCCCCAGTAAAACACAAAATCCTCCAGGATGAAATAGAATATTATCTGTGACAGAACCACTTTCCTGCCAACCAGATCCAGCTAGTTAGAGCTCTgaaactaagaatttaatttcatGCAGGTatagctatggagaacatacTTCAGGACAAGTAATGAAGGTATTATGTCTGAATATGGTAAAAATGAAGGGAAAAAAGCTCTAGCACATAAAGAACCTGTAAATACCAGGATGGAAATGGCAGACTACTTTTCATGCCCATGAATCTGAAGAAAGGATAAGATGCAATCATAAGCGGAAGGTTGACACCAATGTGATACAGAAGCAGGCGGGTGATACATTTTTCCTGAGCAGCAAGGCTGTTGTTTTTCGTCTATATAGAAACATAAATTACAAATGAAACAGATTTATTATGAATTCCACTAGAATAAATACAAAGAAAGGATATTTTTTGTTATTAACAGCATTCATCCCCACAAATTTTATGTCAACAAAGTAAAAACGGTTGATAACAATACCAGCAATGAAGGGAGTTAACCTGAATCTTGTATTTGCTCAACAATCCAGCTCTTTCCAGATATATAAATGGAAGTCCGGATAAGAAGAAAACACTTTCGTGAAGAAAGAAACTTCCTAGACTTGCTAGTTGGAAGTCACTGAAATGCGTGATCAGATACTGCATGGCGAACAAAGAAGATTTTCAGGGAGAATGTATTATATCTGATGACATAAACTGCTGTTCTAAGCTTAAAAACATCAGTGGT from Gossypium arboreum isolate Shixiya-1 chromosome 1, ASM2569848v2, whole genome shotgun sequence harbors:
- the LOC108480542 gene encoding methylsterol monooxygenase 2-2-like (The RefSeq protein has 1 substitution compared to this genomic sequence); its protein translation is MAAIIESGWLYLITHFSDFQLASLGSFFLHESVFFLSGLPFIYLERAGLLSKYKIQTKNNSLAAQEKCITRLLLYHIGVNLPLMIASYPFFRFMGMKSSLPFPSWKVVLSQIIFYFILEDFVFYWGHRILHTKWLYKHVHSVHHEYATPFGLTSEYAHPAEILFLGFATIIGPAITGPHLITLWLWMTLRVLETVEAHCGYHFPWSLSNFLPLYGGADFHDYHHRLLYTKSGNYSSTFVYMDWIFGTDKGYRKLKALKRDGVEEEAKQT